In one Solanum dulcamara chromosome 1, daSolDulc1.2, whole genome shotgun sequence genomic region, the following are encoded:
- the LOC129899391 gene encoding acyl-CoA-binding domain-containing protein 4, translated as MGSDGQNWCLGLTYDQWVPLSVCGPTPAARYKHAAVTVDGKLYIIGGSRNGRYLSDIQVFDLKSLTWSTIRLNSGILPAISGHNMILWENKLLFLAGHSKDVSDTVTVRFIDLQSYECGVIETIGKLPVARGGQSVTLFGSKLIMFGGEDRHRRLLNDISVLDLETMTWSTVETTQTSPAPRFDHTAAVHADRYLLILGGCSHSVFFNDLHVLDLETMEWSQPQLQGDLVSPRAGHAGVTLGDNWYIVGGGDNRSGVPETLMLNMSKLVVSVLATVKGSDPLASEGLSVSSASLDGENFLVAFGGYNGKYNNEVYVMRPKPRDVLHPKILQSPAAEAAAASVRAAYALTKPEKLDLSEREDSSFKEVHIDSTQQNLLAEISALREQKKVLESSLADVRAENANLRNKTEDVITTHADLTKELQSVQGQLISERSRCAKLEAQIGELQKMLESMQSIEEEVQAIRREKSELERDMERASSVQKQGSGGAWKWITG; from the exons ATGGGATCtgatggtcaaaattggtgttTGGGTTTAACCTATGACCAATGGGTTCCTCTGTCTGTCTGTGGTCCGACACCAGCTGCGCGCTACAAG CATGCAGCTGTCACAGTTGATGGGAAATTATATATCATCGGTGGAAGTCGTAATGGACGATACCTGTCTGACATTCAG GTCTTTGATCTAAAAAGTTTGACATGGTCAACCATAAGGTTGAATTCTGGAATTCTTCCAGCTATCTCTGGCCACAATATG ATCTTGTGGGAAAATAAACTTCTATTTCTTGCTGGGCACTCAAAGGATGTTTCTGACACTGTAACAG TTCGGTTCATTGATCTTCAATCATATGAATGTGGTGTTATAGAGACCATTGGAAAACTTCCG GTAGCTCGAGGTGGGCAATCTGTCACCCTTTTTGGATCTAAACTCATAATGTTTGGTGGAGAAGACCGGCATAGGCGTCTGCTAAATGATATTAGTGTTCTTGATCTAGAGACAATGACTTGGAGTACTGTTGAGACCAC GCAGACATCCCCAGCTCCCAGGTTCGATCATACAGCTGCAGTCCATGCCGATCGCTATCTTCTGATTCTGGGTGGATGTTCTCATTCAGTTTTTTTCAACGATCTTCATGTCCTTGACTTGGAAAcg ATGGAATGGTCTCAACCACAACTTCAGGGGGATCTGGTTAGTCCACGAGCTGGTCATGCTGGTGTCACTCTAGGTGACAACTGGTATATCGTTGGTGGTGGAGATAACAGAAGCG GTGTGCCAGAAACTCTTATGTTAAATATGTCGAAGCTTGTAGTGTCAGTATTAGCTACTGTAAAGGGGAGCGATCCACTCGCGAGTGAG GGACTGAGCGTCTCTTCAGCATCACTTGATGGTGAGAATTTCTTGGTTGCTTTTGGTGGATACAACGGGAAGTACAATAACGAG GTATATGTTATGAGGCCTAAACCAAGGGATGTATTACATCCCAAGATACTTCAGTCACCAGCGGCCGAAGCAGCAGCAGCTTCTGTTAGAGCTGCATATGCCTTAACTAAACCAGAAAAGTTAGACTTATCCGAGAGAGAAGATTCCAGTTTTAAGGAAGTTCACATTGATAGCACCCAGCAAAACCTTTTGGCCGAAATTAGTGCTCTGCGAGAACAGAAAAAGGTGTTGGAATCATCGCTTGCAGATGTCAGAGCAGAAAATGCTAATCTCAGGAATAAAACTGAAGATGTTATTACTACTCACGCCGACTTGACTAAG GAGCTTCAGTCAGTTCAGGGTCAACTTATATCCGAGAGATCAAGATGCGCTAAACTGGAG GCACAAATAGGAGAGCTACAAAAGATGCTAGAGTCTATGCAGTCCATAGAGGAGGAAGTTCAAGCTATACGAAGGGAGAAATCTGAATTGGAACGTGACATGGAGCGTGCTTCATCTGTCCAGAAACAGGGCTCGGGCGGTGCTTGGAAGTGGATTACTGGATAA